Proteins from one Impatiens glandulifera chromosome 2, dImpGla2.1, whole genome shotgun sequence genomic window:
- the LOC124924894 gene encoding cytochrome P450 76T24-like produces MDSVMILTALLSSSVLFLFLYFNIRRPSSRLPPGPYPFPVIGNILSLGSNPHISLASLSKIHGPVMSLKLGSLTTIVVSSPETAQIILQKNDRICSGRQVSDISQILEHNKLYSVFFISTTTQWRTLRKISKEHIFSQPQMDAKQGMRLKKVEELIAFVRRSNAVKIGDAAFTTTLNLLSDMFFSMNLAHYDSNFSREFKDHIGIALEIAGTPNLSDFFPIFRLVDVQGLRRRFRFHFTRLFRIFEEIIQRRIESKETKNDLLDVLLNLSHQTGSTLTINDITHFILDLFFAGTDTTSSTVEWAMTELLRNPDKLKKTQTELRAFAGDEELIIKESDFSKLPYIQSVVKETLRLHPPAHFLIPHKAEAEFEIDVDEKCLFRVPKDAQILVNAWAIGRDQKVWEDPLVFMPERFLKSEIDFKGQDFRFIPFGSGRRICPGMVLGDKMVHLILTSLLLPFDWKLEKGTNHQDIDLNEKFGLTLKKAIPLEAIPIPIKS; encoded by the exons ATGGATTCTGTCATGATTTTAACGGCCTTACTCTCCTCCTCCGTCCTATTCTTATTTCTATACTTCAACATCCGTCGTCCCTCCTCCAGACTGCCGCCGGGGCCGTACCCCTTTCCGGTCATCGGAAACATCCTCTCACTAGGCTCAAACCCACACATTTCACTAGCATCCCTCTCCAAAATCCATGGCCCGGTGATGTCCCTCAAATTGGGAAGCTTGACCACTATTGTGGTGTCATCGCCGGAAACTGCCCAAATTATACTCCAAAAAAATGACCGGATATGTTCCGGCCGACAAGTCTCTGACATCTCCCAAATCCTCGAGCACAACAAGCTGTACTCTGTCTTTTTCATCTCCACGACTACCCAATGGAGAACCCTTCGTAAAATCAGCAAAGAACACATATTTTCGCAGCCGCAGATGGATGCAAAACAGGGCATGAGGCTAAAAAAGGTGGAAGAACTCATAGCATTCGTGCGGCGGAGCAATGCCGTGAAAATAGGTGACGCCGCCTTCACAACGACGCTGAATTTACTATCTGACATGTTCTTCTCGATGAATTTAGCTCATTACGACTCGAATTTTTCTCGGGAGTTCAAGGATCATATCGGTATTGCGCTGGAAATCGCGGGGACTCCTAATTTATCGGATTTCTTCCCGATATTTAGGTTGGTTGATGTTCAAGGCTTAAGGCGGCGTTTCAGATTTCATTTTACGAGATTGTTTCGTATATTTGAGGAGATCATCCAACGTAGGATAGAATCGAAGGAGACCAAGAATGATCTACTGGATGTGCTCCTCAATCTCTCCCACCAGACTGGATCAACTCTCACCATCAACGACATAACCCATTTCATTCTA GACTTGTTCTTTGCAGGCACAGACACAACGTCGAGCACAGTAGAATGGGCGATGACAGAGTTACTTCGTAATCCAGATAAACTAAAGAAAACTCAAACAGAACTTAGAGCATTTGCAGGCGATGAAGAACTGATAATTAAAGAATCGGACTTTTCAAAGTTACCTTACATACAATCAGTTGTAAAAGAGACGCTAAGATTGCATCCTCCGGCTCATTTCTTGATTCCTCACAAGGCCGAAGCTGAGTTTGAGATAGACGTGGACGAGAAGTGTTTGTTTCGGGTTCCGAAAGACGCTCAAATTTTAGTAAATGCATGGGCAATTGGTCGTGACCAAAAAGTATGGGAAGATCCGCTAGTGTTTATGCCGGAGAGATTCTTGAAAAGTGAAATTGACTTTAAAGGTCAAGACTTTAGGTTCATCCCATTTGGATCTGGAAGAAGGATCTGTCCCGGTATGGTTTTGGGAGACAAGATGGTGCATTTGATATTGACCTCTTTGTTGCTCCCTTTTGATTGGAAACTTGAAAAGGGAACTAATCATCAAGATATTGATTTGAATGAGAAATTTGGCCTTACATTGAAAAAGGCTATACCTCTCGAGGCTATTCCCATTCCCATTAAATCTTGA